The following are from one region of the Streptomyces fradiae genome:
- the murQ gene encoding N-acetylmuramic acid 6-phosphate etherase, whose product MRAQLATLTTEAFRPELAEIDQLPTAELAALMNREDQTVPAAVAKQLPAIAAAIDATAERMARGGRLIYLGAGTAGRLGVLDASECPPTFNTDPSEVVGLIAGGPTAMVKAVEGAEDSKELAVEDLTALGLTADDTVVGISASGRTPYAIGAVEHARALGALTIGLSCNADSALAAAAEHGIEVVPGPELLTGSTRLKAGTAQKLVLNMISTITMIRLGKTYGNLMVDVRASNDKLQARSRRIVALATGAPDEQIETALADADGEVKTAILMILADIDAKAADQRLRDSHGHLRAALHA is encoded by the coding sequence CTGCGCGCCCAGCTCGCCACCCTCACCACCGAGGCCTTCCGCCCCGAGCTCGCCGAGATCGACCAGTTGCCGACCGCCGAGCTCGCCGCGCTGATGAACCGCGAGGACCAGACCGTCCCCGCCGCCGTCGCCAAGCAGCTCCCGGCCATCGCCGCGGCGATCGACGCCACCGCCGAGCGGATGGCGCGCGGCGGCCGGCTGATCTACCTGGGCGCCGGGACCGCGGGCCGGCTGGGAGTGCTCGACGCCAGCGAGTGCCCGCCCACCTTCAACACCGACCCCTCCGAGGTCGTGGGCCTGATCGCGGGCGGCCCGACCGCCATGGTCAAGGCGGTCGAGGGCGCGGAGGACTCGAAGGAGCTGGCCGTCGAGGACCTGACCGCGCTCGGGCTCACGGCCGACGACACGGTGGTCGGCATCTCCGCCTCCGGCCGTACCCCGTACGCCATCGGCGCCGTCGAGCACGCCCGCGCCCTCGGCGCGCTCACCATCGGCCTGTCCTGCAACGCGGACAGCGCCCTCGCCGCGGCGGCCGAGCACGGCATCGAGGTCGTGCCGGGGCCCGAACTCCTCACCGGTTCCACCCGGTTGAAGGCGGGCACGGCGCAGAAGCTCGTGCTCAACATGATCTCGACGATCACCATGATCCGGCTCGGCAAGACCTACGGAAACCTGATGGTCGACGTCCGCGCCTCCAACGACAAGCTCCAGGCCCGCTCGCGCCGCATCGTCGCGCTGGCCACCGGCGCGCCGGACGAGCAGATCGAGACCGCGCTCGCCGACGCCGACGGAGAGGTGAAGACGGCGATCCTGATGATCCTCGCCGACATCGATGCCAAGGCCGCCGACCAGCGGCTTCGTGACTCCCACGGCCACCTGCGCGCAGCGCTGCACGCGTAA
- a CDS encoding roadblock/LC7 domain-containing protein, whose amino-acid sequence MTRTTATHQELDWLLDGLVESVAETRSAVLLSDDGLVISHSQSLDRASAERLAAICTGQQSLARGVGQLFDGGAVHQVIVELSELWLFIISAGQGSHLAVVASQEVDAEVMSLSMHNLVQQVGQKLGTPARSAFDAFGTGTQAGPLG is encoded by the coding sequence ATGACCCGCACCACCGCCACCCACCAGGAGCTGGACTGGCTGCTCGACGGACTGGTGGAGTCCGTCGCCGAGACCCGCAGCGCCGTGCTGCTCTCCGACGACGGGCTGGTCATCAGCCACTCCCAGTCCCTCGACCGGGCCTCCGCCGAACGGCTTGCCGCTATCTGCACCGGGCAGCAGAGCCTGGCGCGCGGGGTCGGCCAGCTCTTCGACGGCGGCGCGGTCCACCAGGTCATCGTGGAGCTCTCCGAGCTCTGGCTCTTCATCATCTCGGCGGGGCAGGGCAGCCACCTCGCCGTCGTCGCCTCCCAGGAGGTGGACGCGGAGGTCATGTCCCTCTCGATGCACAACCTCGTCCAGCAGGTCGGCCAGAAGCTGGGCACCCCGGCCCGGTCCGCGTTCGACGCCTTCGGTACGGGCACCCAGGCCGGGCCCCTCGGATGA
- a CDS encoding DUF742 domain-containing protein, with the protein MSTGWEQGPEDTYREDGYEDDSGTMVRPYTVTRGRTAPERDDFTLITVVTTVEEPVDEFGRPLRPQRLQPEHRLILDHCRRSLALAEVAAALGLPVSVTKILLGDLVGLGLITARAPLSVARAAGGGYPHSLLAAVRDGIRRL; encoded by the coding sequence ATGAGCACCGGCTGGGAGCAGGGCCCCGAGGACACCTACAGGGAGGACGGGTACGAGGACGACTCGGGCACGATGGTCCGCCCGTACACCGTGACCCGTGGCCGGACCGCGCCCGAACGGGACGACTTCACCCTCATCACGGTGGTCACCACCGTCGAGGAGCCGGTCGACGAGTTCGGCCGGCCGCTCCGCCCCCAGCGGCTCCAGCCCGAACACCGGCTGATCCTCGACCACTGCCGGCGCTCCCTGGCGCTCGCGGAGGTGGCCGCCGCCCTCGGCCTCCCCGTGTCGGTGACCAAGATCCTGCTCGGCGACCTGGTCGGCCTCGGCCTGATCACCGCCCGCGCACCGCTGTCGGTGGCCCGGGCGGCCGGCGGTGGATACCCGCACAGCCTGCTGGCCGCCGTCCGCGACGGAATCCGGAGACTCTGA
- a CDS encoding PTS transporter subunit EIIC → MSTGTSASDDKNRAIAAAILPLVGGAENIDSVAHCMTRLRLGLRDRSLVQDEALKALPSVLGVVEDDTYQIVLGPGTVARVTPEFEALIAEAPHPAHTAEQLADRGAALRAARKAKNATPFKLLLRRIANIFVPLIPALIGCGIIAGLNGLLINLGWLPGVTPALAAIASGFMALIAVFVGYNTAKEFGGTPILGGAVASIIVFAGVAKIEVFGQTLSPGQGGVLGALGAAVLAVYVEKWCRRWVPEALDVLVTPTLTVLISGLVTVFGLMYAAGEVSQAIGDFANWLLANAGAGAGFVLGGLFLPLVMLGLHQALIPIHTTLIEQQGYTVLLPILAMAGAGQVGAAMAVYLRLPRNGSIRRTIKSALPAGFLGVGEPLIYGVSLPLGRPFVTACVGGAFGGGFVGLFNMLGDKVGSTAIGPSGWALFPLLDGNKPLGETVAIYAGGLLVGYLTGFVATYFFGFSKELLAEFNVDTEKEPTRTAAPATGPEPEPVAAKV, encoded by the coding sequence ATGAGCACAGGTACATCAGCCTCAGACGACAAGAACCGCGCCATCGCCGCCGCGATCCTCCCCCTCGTCGGCGGCGCGGAGAACATCGACTCCGTGGCCCACTGCATGACCCGGCTCCGCCTCGGTCTGCGGGACCGCTCGCTCGTCCAGGACGAGGCCCTGAAGGCCCTGCCGTCCGTCCTCGGCGTGGTGGAGGACGACACGTACCAGATCGTCCTCGGCCCGGGAACGGTCGCGAGGGTGACCCCGGAGTTCGAGGCTCTCATCGCCGAAGCCCCGCACCCCGCCCACACCGCCGAGCAACTCGCCGACCGGGGCGCGGCCCTCAGGGCGGCGCGGAAGGCGAAGAACGCCACCCCGTTCAAGCTGCTCCTCCGCCGGATCGCGAACATCTTCGTCCCGCTGATCCCCGCCCTCATCGGCTGCGGCATCATCGCCGGCCTCAACGGCCTGCTGATCAACCTCGGCTGGCTGCCCGGCGTCACCCCGGCGCTCGCGGCCATCGCGAGCGGCTTCATGGCGCTCATCGCGGTCTTCGTCGGCTACAACACGGCCAAGGAGTTCGGCGGCACTCCGATCCTCGGCGGCGCGGTGGCGTCGATCATCGTCTTCGCGGGCGTCGCGAAGATCGAGGTCTTCGGCCAGACCCTCTCCCCCGGCCAGGGCGGCGTGCTCGGCGCACTGGGCGCGGCGGTCCTCGCCGTGTACGTGGAGAAGTGGTGCCGCCGCTGGGTCCCGGAGGCCCTCGACGTCCTCGTCACGCCGACCCTGACCGTGCTGATCTCGGGCCTGGTCACGGTCTTCGGCCTGATGTACGCGGCCGGTGAGGTCTCCCAGGCCATCGGCGACTTCGCCAACTGGCTCCTGGCCAACGCGGGCGCGGGCGCCGGCTTCGTCCTCGGCGGCCTGTTCCTGCCGCTGGTGATGCTCGGCCTGCACCAGGCCCTCATCCCCATCCACACCACCCTGATCGAGCAGCAGGGCTACACCGTCCTGCTGCCGATCCTGGCGATGGCGGGCGCGGGCCAGGTCGGCGCGGCCATGGCCGTCTACCTCCGCCTCCCCCGCAACGGCTCCATCCGCCGCACCATCAAGTCCGCCCTCCCGGCCGGCTTCCTCGGCGTCGGCGAGCCCCTCATCTACGGCGTCTCCCTCCCCCTCGGCCGCCCCTTCGTCACCGCCTGCGTCGGCGGCGCCTTCGGCGGCGGCTTCGTCGGCCTCTTCAACATGCTGGGCGACAAGGTCGGCTCCACCGCCATCGGCCCCTCCGGCTGGGCCCTCTTCCCCCTCCTCGACGGCAACAAGCCCCTCGGCGAGACCGTCGCGATCTACGCCGGCGGCCTCCTCGTCGGCTACCTGACGGGCTTCGTCGCCACGTACTTCTTCGGCTTCAGCAAGGAACTCCTGGCGGAGTTCAACGTGGACACGGAGAAGGAGCCGACCCGCACGGCGGCCCCGGCCACCGGGCCGGAGCCCGAGCCGGTGGCCGCCAAGGTCTGA
- a CDS encoding MurR/RpiR family transcriptional regulator, whose protein sequence is MTNDVKESFTGAPGRPSTGQPPTGQPATGPAQAPAHGTQAQAPAQAPAPAALAAKVRTLAPSMTRSMQRVAEAVAGDPAGCAALTVTGLAELTGTSEATVVRTARLLGYPGYRDLRLALAGLAAQQQSGRAPSVTADIAVDDPVADVVAKLAYDEQQTLADTAAGLDTVQLGAAVAALAAARRIDIYGIGASGLVAQDLGQKLLRIGLIAHAHSDPHLAVTNAVQLRSGDVAIAITHSGSTGDVIEPLRVAFDHGATTVAITGRPDGPVAQYADHVLTTSTARESELRPAAMSSRTSQLLVVDCLFTCVTQRTYETAAPALAASYEALAHRHTPRSR, encoded by the coding sequence GTGACCAATGACGTGAAGGAAAGTTTCACCGGCGCACCCGGCCGGCCGTCGACCGGGCAACCGCCGACCGGGCAACCGGCGACCGGTCCCGCCCAGGCCCCCGCCCACGGCACCCAGGCCCAGGCCCCGGCCCAGGCACCCGCCCCCGCCGCCCTCGCGGCGAAGGTGCGCACCCTGGCCCCCTCCATGACCCGCTCCATGCAGCGGGTCGCCGAGGCCGTCGCCGGGGACCCGGCCGGCTGCGCCGCCCTCACGGTCACCGGCCTCGCCGAGCTCACCGGCACCAGCGAGGCGACCGTCGTCCGCACCGCCCGCCTGCTCGGCTATCCGGGCTACCGCGATCTGCGGCTCGCCCTCGCCGGCCTCGCCGCGCAGCAGCAGTCCGGCCGCGCGCCCTCCGTCACCGCCGACATCGCCGTCGACGACCCGGTCGCCGACGTGGTCGCCAAGCTGGCGTACGACGAGCAGCAGACCCTCGCCGACACCGCGGCCGGGCTCGACACCGTCCAGCTCGGCGCCGCCGTCGCCGCGCTCGCCGCCGCCCGCCGCATCGACATCTACGGCATCGGCGCGTCCGGCCTGGTCGCCCAGGACCTCGGCCAGAAGCTGCTCCGCATCGGCCTGATCGCGCACGCCCACAGCGACCCGCACCTCGCCGTCACCAACGCCGTGCAGCTGCGCTCCGGCGACGTCGCCATCGCCATCACCCACTCCGGCTCGACCGGCGACGTCATAGAACCCCTCCGCGTCGCCTTCGACCACGGCGCCACCACGGTCGCCATCACCGGCCGCCCGGACGGCCCGGTGGCGCAGTACGCCGACCACGTACTGACCACCTCCACCGCCCGCGAGAGCGAGCTGAGACCCGCGGCCATGTCATCCCGCACCAGCCAACTCCTGGTCGTGGACTGCCTGTTCACCTGTGTCACGCAGCGTACGTACGAGACGGCCGCCCCTGCCCTCGCGGCCTCGTACGAAGCCCTGGCGCACCGCCACACCCCCCGCAGCCGCTGA
- a CDS encoding hemopexin repeat-containing protein — protein sequence MASLRTAVSWPNDKTYLFYDDDTYARYDSVSGLLVASGQPLSKWPGLPRSPDGFVWWGADKAYAFTGATYLRYDEPSDRVDPDYLPPHTPFTLAAGWPGLPDGSDGGPDWRTGIDAAVNWGNGKLYLFKGAHYARYDITADRVDPDYPRPIAGNWTGVFPSGVDAVAYPGGRYAYFFRGGQYQRFDVDADAVDASGPLDASFRLAPTPSGGVTAARLLTKEQANGLMADLLRRGKLTLKSPPFVDGTGGSGIVSPTPGQRVVVSPPSFDGIRYTNQIAPASNVIDNLDQRMLIALYRLTRWINASKPDVAELLHLGIGHGNPAHPNDCHNQGRAIDLSGIKGEVDGTAFTRSIQKHWGDLPPGFQQPGVVRITPALDPLAYGLFTTAFRFGTYECEGRAIGANNKWPMPELAEGGFVVYPDHKDHGLAQQHQNHIHMQIGVTNLP from the coding sequence ATGGCCAGCCTCCGAACGGCCGTCTCCTGGCCGAACGACAAGACGTATCTGTTCTACGACGACGACACCTACGCCCGCTACGACTCGGTGAGCGGCCTCCTCGTGGCCTCCGGGCAGCCGCTCTCCAAGTGGCCCGGGCTGCCCCGCTCGCCGGACGGCTTCGTGTGGTGGGGCGCGGACAAGGCGTACGCCTTCACCGGCGCCACGTACCTGCGCTACGACGAGCCCTCCGACCGGGTGGATCCGGACTACCTGCCGCCCCACACGCCCTTCACGCTCGCGGCCGGCTGGCCCGGGCTCCCCGACGGCTCGGACGGCGGCCCCGACTGGCGCACCGGCATCGACGCGGCCGTGAACTGGGGAAACGGCAAGCTGTACCTCTTCAAGGGTGCCCATTACGCGCGGTACGACATCACCGCCGACCGGGTCGACCCCGATTACCCGCGCCCGATCGCCGGCAACTGGACCGGGGTGTTCCCCTCGGGCGTCGACGCCGTGGCCTACCCGGGCGGGCGGTACGCGTACTTCTTCCGCGGCGGGCAGTACCAGCGCTTCGACGTGGACGCCGACGCGGTCGACGCGAGCGGCCCGCTCGACGCCTCCTTCCGGCTCGCGCCGACGCCCTCGGGCGGGGTGACCGCGGCCCGGCTGCTCACCAAGGAGCAGGCCAACGGGCTGATGGCCGACCTGCTGCGGCGCGGCAAGCTGACCCTCAAGAGCCCCCCGTTCGTCGACGGCACGGGCGGGAGCGGGATCGTGTCGCCCACGCCCGGCCAGCGCGTGGTGGTGAGCCCGCCGTCCTTCGACGGCATCCGCTACACCAACCAGATCGCCCCGGCGTCCAACGTCATCGACAACCTCGACCAGCGCATGCTGATCGCGCTGTACCGCCTCACCCGCTGGATCAACGCCTCGAAGCCGGACGTCGCCGAACTCCTCCACCTGGGCATCGGCCACGGCAACCCCGCCCACCCCAACGACTGCCACAACCAGGGCCGGGCGATCGACCTCTCGGGGATCAAGGGCGAGGTGGACGGGACCGCGTTCACCCGGTCGATCCAGAAGCACTGGGGCGACCTGCCACCCGGGTTCCAGCAGCCGGGCGTCGTCCGCATCACGCCGGCGCTCGACCCGCTCGCGTACGGACTGTTCACGACGGCCTTCCGATTCGGTACGTACGAGTGCGAGGGCAGGGCCATCGGCGCGAACAACAAGTGGCCCATGCCGGAACTGGCCGAGGGCGGCTTCGTGGTCTACCCGGACCACAAGGACCACGGGCTCGCGCAGCAGCACCAGAACCACATCCACATGCAGATCGGCGTCACGAACCTGCCGTGA
- a CDS encoding FAD-dependent monooxygenase: MASPASSASPLRVLVHGGGIGGLTLAVLLAGRGHTVEVVEVRDELDALGVGIIQPSNALHVMREAGLLDACLDAGFEWEILTIADPAGTPRAEIPQPRMDDAPPANGIPRPALAALLADAARAAGAVIRFGATIATLDDDGAGVDVTLTDGSAGRWDLVVGFDGIGSPLRTRLYGDRYTPEYTGFANWRVTVPRLPQVRGVVMCMAGQESKALLTPITDELMYLGAVLAEGEDFRPGPDTAHEELAKRLAAFTGPIAEALAAVTDPASVVYTRISQVTVEDPWHVGRVVLAGDAAHASTPHLAQGAAMAVEDALVLADSLRDEESVPAALTAWEARRRPRALWVQALSRAVLKQETGTPTTPEEDDLLKIGVPGAAHVLVKPY, from the coding sequence ATGGCATCCCCCGCGTCGTCCGCGTCCCCGCTTCGCGTCCTCGTCCACGGCGGCGGCATAGGCGGCCTCACCCTCGCCGTGCTCCTCGCCGGGCGCGGCCACACCGTGGAGGTCGTCGAGGTCCGCGACGAGCTGGACGCGCTCGGCGTGGGCATCATCCAGCCCTCCAACGCCCTGCACGTCATGCGCGAGGCCGGGCTGCTCGACGCCTGCCTCGACGCCGGCTTCGAGTGGGAGATCCTGACCATCGCGGACCCGGCCGGCACCCCGCGCGCCGAGATCCCGCAGCCCCGGATGGACGACGCCCCGCCCGCCAACGGCATCCCGCGCCCCGCGCTCGCCGCCCTCCTCGCCGACGCCGCCCGCGCGGCCGGTGCCGTGATCCGCTTCGGCGCGACCATCGCGACGCTGGACGACGACGGCGCGGGCGTCGACGTGACGCTCACCGACGGCTCCGCCGGGCGCTGGGACCTCGTCGTCGGCTTCGACGGCATCGGCTCCCCGCTTCGTACCCGCCTGTACGGCGACCGCTACACCCCCGAGTACACCGGCTTCGCCAACTGGCGGGTCACCGTGCCGCGGCTGCCGCAGGTCCGGGGCGTGGTGATGTGCATGGCGGGCCAGGAGTCGAAGGCCCTGCTCACCCCGATCACGGACGAACTCATGTACCTGGGTGCGGTGTTGGCCGAGGGGGAGGACTTCCGTCCCGGCCCGGACACCGCCCACGAGGAGCTCGCGAAGCGGCTCGCCGCGTTCACCGGCCCGATCGCCGAGGCCCTCGCCGCCGTCACCGACCCGGCGTCCGTCGTCTACACCCGGATCTCCCAGGTGACCGTCGAGGACCCCTGGCACGTCGGCCGCGTGGTCCTCGCCGGCGACGCCGCCCACGCCTCCACCCCGCACCTCGCCCAGGGCGCGGCGATGGCCGTCGAGGACGCCCTCGTCCTCGCCGACTCCCTCCGCGACGAGGAGTCCGTCCCCGCGGCCCTCACCGCCTGGGAGGCGCGGCGCCGCCCCCGCGCCCTCTGGGTCCAGGCGCTCTCCCGCGCCGTCCTCAAGCAGGAGACGGGCACCCCGACCACCCCGGAGGAGGACGACCTCCTCAAGATCGGCGTCCCGGGCGCCGCCCACGTCCTGGTCAAGCCCTACTGA
- a CDS encoding DUF4031 domain-containing protein produces the protein MTLYIDPPTWPGHGRMWSHLVSDVSFDELHVFAASIGCPPRAFERDHYDVPSDYYAAAVEAGAVEVGSKELLRRLTAAGLRRPKGRPPVV, from the coding sequence GTGACCCTCTACATCGACCCGCCCACCTGGCCCGGCCACGGCCGCATGTGGTCCCACCTCGTCAGCGACGTCTCCTTCGACGAGCTCCATGTCTTCGCCGCGTCGATCGGCTGCCCGCCCCGCGCCTTCGAGCGCGACCACTACGACGTGCCCTCCGACTACTACGCGGCGGCGGTCGAGGCCGGCGCGGTCGAGGTCGGTTCGAAGGAGCTGCTGCGCAGGCTCACGGCGGCGGGGCTGCGGCGACCGAAGGGGCGCCCGCCAGTCGTCTGA
- a CDS encoding ATP/GTP-binding protein gives MINPTAAPAAPAAVKILVAGGFGVGKTTLVGTVSEVTPLRTEEYLTSASVGVDDLAGVGAKETTTVALDFGRITISDEVVVYLFGTPGQERFWFMWNDLVNGALGGVVIADTRRLDTSFASIDFFESRGIPFVVAINCFHGINTRTPEEIRAALDLDPQVPLLIGDVRQRAFGKETLLALVDHLMSLPTPV, from the coding sequence ATGATCAACCCCACTGCGGCCCCCGCTGCCCCCGCCGCCGTCAAGATCCTCGTGGCGGGCGGCTTCGGCGTCGGCAAGACCACCCTGGTCGGTACGGTCAGCGAGGTCACCCCGCTGCGCACCGAGGAGTACCTCACCTCCGCCAGCGTCGGCGTCGACGACCTGGCGGGCGTCGGCGCCAAGGAGACGACCACCGTCGCCCTGGACTTCGGCCGGATCACGATCAGCGACGAGGTCGTGGTCTACCTCTTCGGCACCCCCGGCCAGGAACGCTTCTGGTTCATGTGGAACGACCTGGTCAACGGCGCGCTCGGCGGTGTGGTCATCGCCGACACCCGCCGCCTCGACACGAGTTTCGCCTCGATCGACTTCTTCGAGAGCCGCGGGATCCCGTTCGTCGTCGCCATCAACTGCTTCCACGGCATCAACACCCGTACGCCGGAGGAGATCCGGGCTGCGCTCGACCTCGACCCGCAGGTCCCGCTCCTCATCGGCGACGTACGGCAGCGCGCCTTCGGCAAGGAGACGCTGCTGGCCCTCGTCGACCACCTGATGAGCCTCCCGACCCCGGTCTGA
- a CDS encoding sensor histidine kinase translates to MFERFPPFAVEEHALRKRTPQPTRRPSSLSLGRTLLVVAFVPAVALVALWAVTSGQVFLDFQRQAGQGLLAEKAGQPSNLVYYNLQEERRLSAEVLHGHRGAVAELKAQRARTDEAVRQFQTLSDVSEDGAPQEVLDAVAGARSAIARLDAQRSLVDSGDEDQQQAVYDYYTELIAVDLDLFAALSHVDNGRITTLSQPLVDLFRVKEMISRSDALLSRGWGDRELSVREFAEFRQLVSAQPLVYDTVVVPYLPPDEKAQWDAIVDSPEWKSKTAIENAVLAPGRVGAGGTVTLTADEGAWRTAVDSVDDRIAALLEYRTQKVVDEGKGSVMALLRRMVLTTLIGLLAIGVVITVTWRLTRTLRARIERLREQAEALEHSLPDIVERLGRGERIDVEAEAEALRVRQAEHDRADDELTRLGEALNLARTSALEAAVRQSDQHRGFERLLQRIARRTQQLIGQQLKKLNDLEHRHEDPEILEDLFSLDHLTARLRRYEENLVILAGGSPHRRWRRPVALLDIMRSAQGEVQDYRRVMLDLDGSPWIAPRAVGPVTHVLAELIENALTFSRPPNPVEVRATRVGRGLAIEVEDRGLGMEDTQLAELNELMARPPRMDLLAHTDDIRLGLHVVSRLAAQHGLRVEFRSSVYGGTRAVVLVPNELLAEAGEAGVAPEVPAVPVAPVVPVVTPLSRPGGPDEGALPTRGRGRAMAEVTGQTGQHAMPVDPYAYESQSPSPYGSQSPGPYGSPSPSPSPSPYAYEQAPGPGPVSETPLPRRVRQASLVDELRVDPGEAARTRTAAPPDWRSDPMLRPAPRRAGATIGAFQRRSREARAAQTPNTPSPSPSTREDWS, encoded by the coding sequence GTGTTCGAACGGTTCCCTCCGTTCGCTGTCGAGGAGCATGCCCTGCGCAAGCGCACGCCTCAGCCAACCCGCAGACCGTCCTCCCTGTCCCTGGGACGAACCCTGCTGGTCGTCGCCTTCGTCCCCGCCGTCGCCCTGGTCGCCCTCTGGGCCGTCACGAGCGGGCAGGTCTTCCTCGACTTCCAGCGCCAGGCCGGACAGGGCCTGCTCGCCGAGAAGGCGGGCCAGCCCTCCAACCTCGTCTACTACAACCTCCAGGAGGAGCGGCGGCTCAGCGCCGAGGTCCTCCACGGGCACCGCGGGGCCGTCGCGGAGCTGAAGGCGCAGCGGGCCCGTACCGACGAGGCCGTCCGGCAGTTCCAGACGCTCTCCGACGTCTCCGAGGACGGCGCGCCCCAGGAGGTCCTGGACGCGGTGGCCGGCGCGCGTTCCGCCATCGCCCGGCTCGACGCCCAGCGCTCCCTCGTGGACAGCGGCGACGAGGACCAGCAGCAGGCGGTGTACGACTACTACACCGAGCTGATCGCGGTCGATCTCGACCTCTTCGCCGCCCTCAGCCACGTCGACAACGGGCGGATCACCACGCTCTCGCAGCCCCTCGTCGACCTCTTCCGCGTCAAGGAGATGATCTCCCGCTCGGACGCGCTGCTCTCGCGCGGCTGGGGCGACCGCGAGCTGAGCGTCCGCGAGTTCGCCGAGTTCCGGCAGCTCGTGTCCGCCCAGCCGCTCGTGTACGACACCGTCGTCGTGCCGTACCTCCCGCCGGACGAGAAGGCCCAGTGGGACGCGATCGTCGACAGCCCGGAGTGGAAGAGCAAGACGGCCATCGAGAACGCCGTCCTGGCCCCGGGCCGAGTCGGCGCCGGCGGGACGGTGACCCTCACCGCCGACGAGGGCGCCTGGCGCACCGCCGTCGACAGCGTCGACGACCGCATCGCGGCGCTCCTCGAGTACCGTACCCAGAAGGTCGTGGACGAGGGCAAGGGCAGCGTCATGGCCCTGCTCCGGCGCATGGTGCTCACCACCCTCATCGGTCTGCTCGCCATCGGCGTCGTCATCACCGTCACCTGGCGCCTCACCCGCACCCTGCGCGCCCGCATCGAACGCCTCCGCGAACAGGCCGAGGCCCTGGAGCACAGCCTGCCCGACATCGTCGAACGGCTCGGCCGGGGCGAACGCATCGACGTCGAGGCCGAGGCCGAGGCGCTGCGCGTCCGCCAGGCCGAGCACGACCGCGCCGACGACGAGCTCACCCGCCTCGGCGAGGCCCTCAACCTCGCCCGCACCAGCGCGCTCGAAGCCGCCGTCCGCCAGTCCGACCAGCACCGCGGCTTCGAGCGGCTGCTCCAGCGCATCGCCCGCCGCACCCAGCAGCTCATCGGCCAGCAGCTCAAGAAGCTGAACGACCTCGAGCACCGGCACGAGGACCCCGAGATCCTGGAGGACCTCTTCAGCCTCGACCACCTCACCGCCCGCCTGCGCCGTTACGAGGAGAACCTCGTCATCCTCGCGGGCGGCTCCCCGCACCGGCGCTGGCGCCGGCCGGTGGCGCTGCTCGACATCATGCGGTCCGCCCAGGGCGAGGTGCAGGACTACCGGCGCGTGATGCTCGACCTCGACGGCAGCCCCTGGATCGCGCCGCGCGCGGTCGGGCCGGTCACCCACGTCCTCGCCGAACTCATCGAGAACGCCCTGACGTTCTCCCGGCCGCCCAACCCCGTCGAGGTCCGCGCCACCCGCGTCGGCCGCGGCCTGGCGATCGAGGTCGAGGACCGGGGCCTCGGCATGGAGGACACCCAACTCGCCGAGCTCAACGAGCTGATGGCCCGCCCGCCCCGGATGGACCTCCTCGCCCACACCGACGACATCCGGCTCGGCCTGCACGTGGTGTCCCGGCTGGCCGCGCAGCACGGGCTGCGGGTCGAGTTCCGCTCGTCGGTGTACGGGGGTACGCGCGCGGTCGTCCTCGTGCCCAACGAACTCCTGGCCGAGGCGGGGGAGGCGGGGGTGGCGCCTGAGGTCCCGGCCGTGCCCGTTGCGCCCGTCGTGCCTGTCGTCACCCCGCTGTCCCGGCCCGGCGGCCCCGACGAGGGGGCCCTGCCGACGCGCGGGCGCGGGCGGGCCATGGCCGAGGTGACCGGGCAGACCGGGCAGCACGCGATGCCGGTGGACCCGTACGCGTACGAGAGCCAGAGCCCGAGCCCGTACGGGAGCCAGAGCCCCGGCCCGTACGGGAGCCCAAGCCCGAGCCCGAGCCCGAGCCCGTACGCGTACGAGCAAGCCCCCGGCCCCGGCCCCGTGTCCGAGACGCCGTTGCCGCGCCGGGTCCGGCAGGCCAGCCTCGTCGACGAGCTGCGGGTCGACCCGGGCGAGGCGGCGCGGACCCGGACGGCGGCCCCGCCGGACTGGCGGTCCGACCCGATGCTGCGGCCCGCGCCCCGCCGCGCCGGGGCCACGATCGGGGCCTTCCAGCGCCGTTCGCGCGAGGCCCGCGCCGCCCAGACGCCGAACACCCCGTCCCCGTCCCCCTCCACGAGAGAAGACTGGTCATGA